Proteins encoded together in one Quercus lobata isolate SW786 chromosome 3, ValleyOak3.0 Primary Assembly, whole genome shotgun sequence window:
- the LOC115981546 gene encoding HMG-Y-related protein B-like: MATEETPNPPPPLQSQTLPPSTLPLYPEMIMTAVEALNNEANKSAISKHIETAYPNIPATHSTLLSHHLNKMKQSGQLVLVKNNYMKPDPNAPPKRGRGRPPKPKAPMSPGAVASPPRPRGRPPKPRDPFAPVPSPTKKAASSGSGRPRGRPPKKVKTAASSAPAVAPTGGSPRGRGRPPKVKPAVAPVGC; encoded by the exons ATGGCCACTGAAGAAACCCCTAATCCTCCTCCACCGCTTCAATCTCAAACTCTTCCACCTTCAACTCTACCGCTTTATCCTGAG ATGATTATGACAGCAGTGGAGGCGCTGAACAACGAGGCGAACAAATCGGCTATTTCGAAGCACATAGAGACGGCCTACCCGAATATCCCGGCGACTCACTCGACTCTACTGTCGCACCACCTCAACAAGATGAAGCAGAGCGGCCAGCTCGTTCTCGTCAAGAACAACTACATGAAGCCGGACCCCAACGCGCCGCCGAAGCGCGGTCGTGGCCGTCCACCCAAGCCGAAGGCGCCGATGTCTCCCGGCGCCGTGGCGTCTCCTCCTAGGCCCAGAGGCCGTCCGCCTAAGCCCAGAGACCCTTTTGCTCCGGTGCCTTCGCCTACTAAGAAAGCGGCGTCGTCCGGCTCCGGAAGGCCACGTGGCCGTCCTCCTAAGAAGGTCAAGACCGCGGCTTCTTCGGCTCCTGCTGTGGCTCCGACCGGCGGCTCGCCGAGAGGGAGAGGAAGGCCTCCTAAGGTCAAGCCGGCTGTCGCGCCAGTTGGGTGTTGA
- the LOC115981545 gene encoding phosphoglucomutase, cytoplasmic: MVFKVSRVETKPIDGQKPGTSGLRKKVKVFIQPHYLHNFVQSTFNALTPEKVRGATLVVSGDGRYYSKDAIQIITKMSAANGVRRVWVGQNGLLSTPAVSAVIRERVGVDGSRASGAFILTASHNPGGPNEDFGIKYNMENGGPAPEGITDKIYENTKTIKEYFISEDLPDVDISAVGVSSFAGPEGQFDVEVFDSASDYVKLMKSIFDFESIRKLISSPKFTFCYDALHGVAGAYAKRIFVEELGAQESSLLNCTPKEDFGGGHPDPNLTYAKELVARMGLGKSSSQGEPPEFGAAADGDADRNMILGKRFFVTPSDSVAIIAANAVESIPYFSDGLKGVARSMPTSAALDVVAKHLNLKFFEVPTGWKFFGNLMDAGLCSVCGEESFGTGSDHIREKDGIWAVLAWLSILAHKNKENLGEEKLVSVEDIVRQHWTTYGRHYYTRYDYENVDAGAAKELMAYLVKLQSSLPEVNEIVKGTRSDVSKVVNADEFEYKDPVDGSISKHQGIRYLFEDGSRLVFRLSGTGSEGATIRLYIEQYEKDPSKTGRDSQDALAPLVEVALKLSKMQEFTGRTAPTVIT; this comes from the exons ATGGTGTTCAAGGTTTCTCGTGTCGAGACCAAGCCAATCGATGGCCAAAAGCCTGGTACCTCTGGTCTCCGCAAGAAG GTGAAAGTTTTCATACAACCTCATTACTTGCACAATTTCGTTCAATCAACATTCAATGCCCTTACTCCAGAAAAAGTCAGAG GTGCTACACTTGTTGTATCTGGTGATGGCCGCTACTACTCAAAAGATGCTATTCAG ATCATCACTAAGATGTCTGCAGCAAATGGAGTCAGACGTGTTTGGGTTGGTCAAAATGGATTGCTTTCAACTCCTGCTGTATCGGCAGTTATACGTGAAAGAGTTGGAGTAGAT GGATCCAGGGCATCAGGAGCTTTTATATTGACAGCAAGTCACAATCCAGGTGGTCCTAATGAG GATTTTGGGATTAAATATAACATGGAAAATGGTGGACCTGCTCCAGAGGGAATCACTGATAAGATATATGAgaacacaaaaacaataaagGAGTACTTCATTTCAGAAGATCTGCCTGAT GTGGATATCTCAGCAGTAGGTGTATCCAGCTTTGCAGGGCCTGAGGGACAATTTGATGTTGAGGTTTTTGATTCAGCGAGTGATTATGTGAAATTAATGAA gtctatttttgattttgagtCTATCAGGAAGCTAATCTCCTCtccaaaattcacattttg TTATGATGCGCTACATGGGGTTGCTGGAGCTTATGCAAAACGTATTTTTGTTGAAGAACTTGGTGCGCAAGAAAGCTCATTGCTGAACTGCACTCCCAAG gaagattttggtgggggcCATCCAGATCCCAATCTCACTTATGCAAAAGAGTTGGTTGCTCGCATGGGACTAGGAAAATCAAGCTCTCAAGGTGAACCCCCAGAATTTGGTGCGGCTGCTGATGGTGATGCGGACCGTAATATGATCCTTGGTAAAAG GTTCTTTGTTACCCCATCGGATTCTGTGGCCATCATTGCTGCAAATGCAGTCGAATCTATACCCTACTTCTCTGACGGTCTAAAGGGAGTTGCCAG GAGCATGCCGACCTCAGCTGCCCTTGATGTTGTAGctaaacatttaaatttaaagttttttgaG GTACCCACTGGCTGGAAATTCTTTGGTAATTTAATGGATGCTGGATTATGTTCAGTTTGTGGTGAAGAAAGTTTTGGAACTG GCTCAGACCATATACGTGAAAAAGATGGAATCTGGGCAGTTTTGGCTTGGCTCTCTATCCTCGCTCATAAGAATAAGGAAAATCTTGGAGAGGAAAAGCTTGTGTCTGTTGAAGACATAGTGCGCCAGCATTGGACCACTTATGGTCGCCACTATTATACTCGATATGATTATGAG AATGTGGATGCTGGTGCAGCCAAGGAACTAATGGCATATTTGGTCAAACTGCAATCCTCCCTTCCTGAAGTTAATGA AATTGTGAAAGGAACACGCTCAGATGTGTCAAAAGTTGTCAATGCTGATGAATTTGAATACAAAGATCCCGTTGATGGCTCCATCTCAAAGCACCAGGGTATTCGATATTTGTTTGAGGATGGGTCACGATTG GTTTTCCGTCTTTCAGGAACTGGCTCGGAAGGTGCAACCATCCGTCTATACATTGAGCAGTATGAGAAAGATCCATCAAAAACTGGCCGAGATTCTCAAGATGCACTCGCTCCTCTT GTTGAGGTTGCTTTGAAACTTTCTAAGATGCAGGAATTCACTGGCCGAACTGCCCCTACTGTTATCACATAG